A portion of the Capra hircus breed San Clemente unplaced genomic scaffold, ASM170441v1, whole genome shotgun sequence genome contains these proteins:
- the LOC108635561 gene encoding interferon omega-1-like — protein MAFVLSLLMALVLVSYGPGGSLGCDLSQNHVLFGRKNLRLLGQMRRISPRFCLQDRKDFAFPQEMVEGGQLQEAQALSVLHEMLQKSFNLFHTERASAAWDTTLLEQLRTGLHQQLDDLDACLGQVMGEEDSALGWTGPTLAVKRYFQGIHVYLQEKEYSDCAWETVRVEIMRSLSSSASL, from the coding sequence ATGGCCTTCGTGCTCTCTCTACTCATGGCCCTGGTGCTGGTCAGCTACGGCCCGGGAGGATCCCTGGGCTGTGACCTGTCTCAGAACCACGTGCTGTTTGGCAGGAAGAACCTCCGGCTCCTGGGCCAAATGAGGAGAATCTCCCCTCGCTTTTGTCTGCAAGACAGAAAAGACTTCGCTTtcccccaggagatggtggagggcggccagctccaggaggcccaggcccTCTCTGTGCTCCATGAGATGCTCCAGAAGAGCTTCAACCTCTTCCACACAGAACGCGCCTCTGCTGCCTGGGACACCACCCTCCTGGAGCAGCTGCGCACTGGACTCCATCAGCAGCTGGACGACTTGGACGCCTGCCTGGGGCaggtgatgggagaggaagaCTCTGCCCTGGGATGGACGGGCCCCACCCTGGCTGTGAAGAGGTACTTCCAGGGCATCCATGTCTACCTGCAAGAGAAGGAATACAGCGACTGTGCCTGGGAAACCGTCAGAGTGGAAATCATGAGATCCTTGTCTTCATCAGCCAGCTTGTAA